Proteins co-encoded in one Parascardovia denticolens DSM 10105 = JCM 12538 genomic window:
- a CDS encoding exonuclease domain-containing protein, translating into MDTTIVDQLNSLEDQAWDTPLKDSYLLGFDTETTGACYGTDAIASASLVLRDPAAGFPGDRISQWIINPGVPMNPFASQVNGFTDAYLQEHGQDQAEAIGQIAETILLAQSKRIPLLAYNAPFDVAMLDGDLRRLGDRNLNQQTQDLGHELLIVDPLVLDRSVSHRKGKRTLTDTTYYYGVQPHGSFHDATADTIAAVDLVAPMVTLYPQVGQLDLASLMDWQRQAHEAWKDQFNDYLISRGRRPVTDSWFPRNR; encoded by the coding sequence ATGGATACAACGATTGTGGACCAACTGAATTCCTTGGAAGATCAGGCCTGGGATACGCCTTTGAAAGACTCTTACCTCTTGGGCTTCGACACGGAAACCACCGGCGCCTGCTACGGCACGGACGCCATCGCCTCCGCCTCCTTGGTTCTGAGGGACCCGGCGGCCGGATTCCCAGGAGACCGGATCAGTCAGTGGATCATCAACCCCGGGGTTCCGATGAATCCCTTCGCTTCCCAAGTCAACGGCTTCACCGACGCCTACCTGCAAGAGCACGGCCAGGACCAGGCCGAAGCCATAGGCCAGATCGCCGAGACCATCCTCCTGGCCCAAAGCAAGCGGATCCCCCTGCTGGCCTACAACGCCCCCTTTGACGTGGCCATGCTCGATGGGGATTTGCGGCGGCTGGGAGACAGGAACCTGAACCAGCAGACGCAGGACCTGGGCCATGAGCTTTTGATTGTGGACCCCCTGGTCTTGGACCGGTCGGTCAGCCATCGCAAAGGCAAGCGGACTTTGACCGACACCACCTATTATTACGGGGTCCAGCCGCATGGTTCCTTCCACGACGCCACAGCGGATACGATCGCGGCCGTGGACCTGGTGGCCCCCATGGTTACTCTTTACCCGCAAGTGGGCCAGCTGGACCTGGCTTCTTTGATGGATTGGCAGCGTCAGGCCCATGAAGCCTGGAAAGACCAGTTCAACGACTATCTGATCTCCCGCGGGCGGCGGCCGGTGACCGACTCCTGGTTCCCCAGGAATCGGTAA
- a CDS encoding aminopeptidase P family protein, whose translation MEESMTDNQKSEGQLHPDETTLAAESTQTQRSHNRTLRPTGSTFERFMLSGWGEEDNEVEPLESSRFVPDRLKALGAKFPGQRLIIPAGQAKVRNDDCDYAFRPDSAFAYYTGLGQDYEAGAVLVLNPVDPDSPEAKEGQTHTATLYTHPRSDQTTQEYYRSASYGEYWVGARPGLKGLAVMTGLHTADIADFDDAVAKNVGPEQGAVQLRVVRNVDPQITESVDLIRHDNGFSDDGKTQADDDAFYQATSVQRMLKDSYEVGEMRKAIAATKDGFFRMLTALPAAIGRPRSERILEGQFNANAREQGNNEGYDTIVASGAHAPTLHWMRNTGTIESGELLLIDAGVEVDSLYTADITRTFPTNGHFSDLQRQMYQVVLDAQQAGFEAAKPGATYSDIHKACMRVLAEALYQWGILPVSVEESLSPQGQQHRRWHACGVAHHLGLDVHDCSQARYEEYQGAALTPGMIFTIEPGLYFKENDMLVPPEFRGVGIRIEDDVLMTEKGPEWLSIGIPKQVDDVEKWMADCAAQANRAA comes from the coding sequence ATGGAGGAATCGATGACAGATAATCAGAAGTCGGAAGGTCAGCTCCACCCGGACGAGACCACCCTGGCCGCCGAGTCCACCCAGACCCAGCGCAGCCACAACCGGACCCTGCGGCCGACCGGCAGCACTTTCGAGCGGTTCATGCTGTCCGGCTGGGGGGAAGAGGACAACGAGGTCGAACCCTTGGAATCATCCCGCTTCGTGCCCGACCGTCTCAAAGCCTTGGGAGCCAAGTTCCCCGGCCAGCGCCTGATCATCCCCGCCGGCCAGGCCAAAGTCCGCAACGATGACTGCGATTACGCCTTCCGCCCGGACAGCGCCTTCGCCTATTACACCGGCCTGGGCCAGGATTACGAAGCCGGGGCCGTACTGGTCCTCAACCCCGTGGATCCGGACAGCCCGGAGGCCAAAGAAGGCCAGACCCATACGGCCACCTTGTACACCCATCCCCGCAGCGACCAGACAACCCAGGAATACTACCGATCCGCCTCCTACGGCGAATACTGGGTCGGCGCCCGGCCCGGCCTCAAGGGACTGGCCGTGATGACCGGCCTGCATACGGCCGACATCGCCGACTTCGACGACGCCGTCGCCAAGAACGTAGGACCTGAGCAAGGGGCCGTCCAGCTGCGGGTCGTGCGCAATGTGGACCCCCAGATCACCGAATCCGTCGACCTGATCCGTCACGATAATGGCTTCTCCGACGACGGCAAGACTCAAGCCGATGACGACGCCTTCTACCAGGCCACCTCCGTCCAGCGCATGCTCAAGGATTCCTACGAAGTGGGCGAAATGCGCAAGGCCATCGCCGCCACCAAAGACGGCTTCTTCCGCATGTTGACAGCCCTGCCGGCGGCTATCGGCAGACCTCGCAGCGAGCGCATCCTGGAAGGCCAGTTCAACGCCAACGCCCGTGAACAAGGCAACAACGAAGGCTACGACACCATCGTGGCTTCCGGCGCGCACGCCCCCACCCTGCATTGGATGCGCAACACCGGGACCATCGAGTCCGGCGAGCTCCTGCTTATCGACGCCGGGGTGGAAGTCGACAGCCTTTACACGGCCGACATCACCCGCACCTTCCCCACCAACGGTCATTTCAGCGACCTGCAGCGCCAGATGTACCAGGTGGTCCTGGACGCCCAGCAGGCCGGTTTCGAAGCCGCCAAGCCCGGCGCCACTTATTCCGATATCCATAAGGCCTGCATGAGGGTCCTGGCCGAGGCCCTGTATCAGTGGGGCATCCTGCCGGTGAGCGTGGAGGAATCCCTCAGCCCCCAAGGCCAGCAGCACCGTCGTTGGCACGCCTGCGGCGTCGCCCATCATCTGGGTTTGGACGTCCATGACTGCTCCCAGGCCCGGTACGAAGAGTACCAGGGCGCCGCTTTGACCCCCGGCATGATCTTCACCATCGAGCCCGGCCTCTACTTCAAGGAGAACGACATGCTGGTCCCGCCCGAATTCCGCGGAGTCGGCATCCGCATCGAGGACGACGTCCTCATGACGGAAAAAGGGCCCGAATGGCTCAGCATCGGCATCCCCAAGCAGGTGGACGATGTGGAGAAGTGGATGGCCGACTGCGCCGCCCAAGCAAATCGCGCTGCCTGA
- a CDS encoding sigma-70 family RNA polymerase sigma factor: METESDKENGQEWSLGQRQSLGQEQNAGQGAGQEQSPSQEREEGQSFQELATPLIDSLYRYAMKLTNNPEDAQDLVQDTFERGYKHFDSFTQGTNFAAWMTTIERNLFFNQYQKAKRSPKRANDATGEYNDWDIYAASEHQGSGLKSAEQTYADAYPPEEIMDALAKLSPERREVFILAAIDGKSYQEVADELGIKIGTVMSRLNRARTQLKKELQSYAMERGYSRIHLPGRQGSPAHPGPGKANKDGEEG; encoded by the coding sequence GTGGAAACCGAATCGGATAAGGAAAATGGCCAAGAGTGGAGCCTAGGGCAGAGGCAAAGCCTAGGTCAGGAGCAAAATGCAGGCCAGGGCGCAGGCCAAGAGCAAAGCCCAAGCCAAGAGCGCGAGGAGGGCCAATCCTTCCAAGAGCTGGCGACCCCGCTCATCGACAGTCTTTACCGCTATGCCATGAAATTGACCAACAATCCGGAAGACGCCCAAGACCTGGTCCAGGACACGTTCGAAAGAGGCTACAAGCATTTCGATTCCTTCACCCAAGGGACCAATTTCGCCGCTTGGATGACCACCATCGAGCGCAACCTCTTCTTCAACCAATACCAGAAGGCCAAACGCAGTCCCAAGCGGGCCAATGACGCCACGGGCGAATACAACGATTGGGACATCTACGCCGCCTCGGAGCATCAGGGGTCAGGCCTCAAATCGGCCGAGCAGACCTATGCCGACGCCTATCCTCCGGAGGAGATCATGGACGCCCTGGCCAAGCTCTCTCCCGAACGCAGGGAGGTCTTCATCCTGGCTGCCATCGACGGCAAGTCCTATCAGGAGGTGGCCGACGAGCTGGGCATCAAGATCGGCACGGTCATGAGCCGCTTGAACCGGGCCAGGACTCAGCTGAAGAAGGAGCTGCAGTCCTATGCCATGGAAAGGGGCTATTCCCGGATCCATCTTCCCGGCAGACAGGGGTCCCCGGCCCACCCAGGCCCGGGCAAGGCCAACAAAGACGGGGAGGAAGGGTGA
- a CDS encoding Mur ligase family protein has product MTENVQGRITLSHAVEILSSHGLLRELIAGEVWADSLESLGSQLGKDLSSIVFSNLTYDSRTIDSASLLVCKGRFHSSYLDQADALGLPCYVAQEDFSSATKALGIIVTDVRQALALLSAAFYGDPASQLKVVGITGTKGKTTTAYFTHAILSAYSGGKAALLSSVDNCVDGTTFTESNLTTPESLDLYRMMRQAVDAGMEYLVMEVSSQAYKVQRVFGLRMAVGAFINISPDHISPIEHPTFEDYFYCKRQIAANSDNLVMNATMAHASLVAEDARAHGAGLSAFRLVQGESGSAHHEEAEDSRLASLPTVTASPLDPDPTLGFRISDGQGFSKDFRLSIAGDFNYANAAAAIAIVKSLGMDLTDPAIAQALEAMEKVTISGRMETFSSPQGSLAVVDYAHNGVSTTALLDYVDKAYGKMDPRIILVTGSAGNKAYDRRQEIVQAAQDRIARFIFTEEDTDTEPMEEICQQMDQAVTNPQVEHGIVLDRTHALEEAVRDAARHQEEGGMTVILAIGKGNERWIKHLNKHVAYEGDDKVLSRLLEA; this is encoded by the coding sequence ATGACTGAAAACGTTCAGGGCCGAATCACCCTTTCTCACGCCGTTGAAATCCTCTCCTCCCATGGTCTGCTGCGGGAGCTGATAGCCGGGGAGGTCTGGGCGGACAGCCTGGAAAGCCTGGGTTCCCAGCTGGGGAAGGACCTGAGCTCCATCGTTTTCAGCAACCTGACTTATGACTCCCGTACCATCGACTCGGCCAGCCTCCTGGTCTGCAAAGGCCGTTTCCACAGCTCCTACCTGGACCAGGCCGACGCCCTCGGCCTGCCCTGCTACGTGGCCCAGGAGGATTTCAGCTCGGCGACCAAGGCTTTGGGAATCATCGTCACCGACGTCCGTCAAGCCCTGGCCCTCCTTTCCGCCGCCTTCTATGGCGACCCCGCCAGCCAGTTGAAAGTGGTCGGCATCACCGGGACAAAAGGCAAGACCACGACCGCCTACTTCACCCATGCCATCCTGTCCGCCTACTCCGGAGGCAAAGCCGCCCTCCTGTCGTCCGTGGACAACTGCGTGGACGGGACCACCTTCACGGAATCCAACCTGACCACCCCCGAGTCCCTGGACCTCTACCGGATGATGCGGCAGGCGGTGGACGCGGGCATGGAATACCTGGTCATGGAGGTCTCCTCCCAGGCTTACAAGGTCCAGCGTGTCTTCGGTCTGAGGATGGCTGTGGGGGCTTTCATCAACATCTCCCCCGATCACATCAGCCCCATCGAGCATCCCACTTTCGAGGATTATTTCTACTGCAAACGCCAGATCGCGGCCAATAGCGACAATCTGGTCATGAACGCGACCATGGCCCATGCCTCTTTGGTGGCCGAGGACGCGCGGGCCCATGGGGCTGGCCTGTCCGCTTTCCGCCTGGTTCAGGGGGAAAGCGGATCAGCCCATCACGAAGAGGCTGAAGACTCCCGTCTGGCTTCCCTCCCCACCGTCACCGCCAGCCCTCTGGATCCGGATCCGACGCTGGGGTTCCGCATCAGCGATGGGCAGGGATTCAGCAAAGACTTCCGCCTCAGCATCGCCGGCGACTTCAACTACGCCAACGCCGCCGCCGCCATCGCCATTGTCAAGTCCTTAGGGATGGACCTGACTGACCCGGCCATCGCCCAAGCCTTGGAAGCCATGGAGAAGGTGACCATCTCGGGGAGGATGGAGACCTTCAGCAGCCCCCAGGGGAGTCTGGCCGTGGTCGATTACGCCCATAACGGGGTCTCCACCACCGCCTTGCTGGATTACGTGGACAAGGCTTATGGGAAGATGGACCCGCGCATCATCCTGGTGACCGGTTCGGCAGGCAATAAGGCCTACGACCGCCGGCAGGAGATCGTCCAAGCCGCCCAGGACCGCATCGCCCGCTTCATCTTCACCGAAGAGGATACCGACACCGAACCCATGGAAGAGATCTGCCAGCAGATGGACCAGGCGGTGACCAACCCCCAGGTGGAGCACGGGATCGTCCTGGACAGGACCCATGCCTTGGAAGAAGCGGTCCGCGACGCCGCCAGGCACCAAGAAGAAGGGGGGATGACCGTCATCCTGGCCATCGGCAAAGGGAACGAGCGCTGGATCAAGCATCTGAACAAGCACGTGGCCTATGAAGGCGACGACAAGGTCCTCTCCCGGCTTTTGGAAGCCTGA
- a CDS encoding bifunctional folylpolyglutamate synthase/dihydrofolate synthase, which translates to MSQEFPENHDAGLSQVYREIMSRAPEHDFDPSLDRMKMVVDYLGHPEESFRVIHVTGTNGKGSTARMAEAICRAYGLRTGLYTSPHVQKVTERIAIDGQRISDEAFVDLYYQVKGFIDLVDKESQAQGGPRMSFFEVLTTMAIWAFADAPVDVAIVEVGMGGRWDATNVLNADAAVIGPVDMDHMQWLGDTVEQIAQEKAGIIKPDSTVVIGPQPHAEAVELILEDQAQEVGARTLLRDGQELQVVSRMPAVGGQVASLRTPRGLYEDITIAMFGQHQAHNALAALAAAETVIPVSDQLDPDLVASALQGVKVPGRIEVIRSSPTIIIDGSHNVQAVSALRDALEENFDFKQIVGVVSMMKDKEVEAVLGVMEPVLDKIVVTENSWSARVMPVDQLEQIASQVFGPDRVIRGEDFPDAIQKAVDLVDVDDETGVGYGHGIVIFGSFVTAGDARTLLEEKPNADLAKTRQERVHGLPAASGLAPQEAAEAEEDEKDKEEGLASYLQAVLHDDFGNEGSDGGSDSGRAEVNE; encoded by the coding sequence ATGTCTCAAGAATTTCCGGAAAATCATGATGCCGGCCTTTCCCAGGTCTATCGTGAGATAATGTCCCGCGCCCCCGAACACGATTTCGATCCCTCTTTGGACCGTATGAAGATGGTCGTCGATTACCTGGGACACCCGGAAGAGTCTTTCCGGGTCATCCATGTGACCGGGACCAACGGCAAAGGGTCCACCGCCCGCATGGCCGAAGCCATCTGCCGGGCTTATGGGCTGCGCACCGGCCTTTACACCTCCCCCCATGTGCAGAAGGTGACTGAACGCATAGCCATCGATGGGCAGCGCATCAGCGACGAGGCCTTCGTCGACCTTTACTATCAGGTCAAGGGTTTCATCGACTTGGTGGACAAGGAATCCCAGGCCCAGGGCGGTCCCAGGATGAGTTTTTTCGAAGTCCTGACCACCATGGCCATCTGGGCTTTCGCCGACGCCCCTGTGGATGTGGCCATCGTGGAGGTGGGCATGGGCGGCCGTTGGGATGCGACCAACGTTCTGAATGCTGACGCCGCCGTCATCGGCCCGGTGGATATGGACCATATGCAGTGGCTGGGGGATACGGTCGAACAGATCGCCCAGGAGAAGGCCGGGATCATCAAACCGGATTCCACCGTGGTCATTGGGCCCCAGCCCCATGCGGAAGCGGTCGAGCTCATTCTGGAAGACCAGGCTCAGGAAGTCGGGGCCAGGACCCTGCTGCGCGATGGTCAGGAATTGCAAGTCGTCTCCCGGATGCCGGCAGTCGGCGGGCAGGTGGCCAGTCTGCGGACCCCGCGCGGCCTTTATGAAGACATCACCATAGCCATGTTCGGCCAACATCAGGCCCATAACGCCTTGGCCGCCCTGGCCGCCGCGGAGACGGTCATCCCCGTTTCCGACCAGCTGGACCCCGACCTGGTGGCTTCGGCCTTGCAAGGAGTGAAGGTGCCGGGCCGCATCGAGGTCATCCGCTCTTCCCCCACCATCATCATCGATGGGAGTCATAACGTCCAGGCCGTCTCCGCCTTGCGGGACGCCTTGGAGGAAAATTTCGACTTCAAACAGATCGTCGGCGTGGTCTCCATGATGAAGGACAAGGAGGTGGAGGCCGTTTTGGGCGTGATGGAGCCTGTTTTGGACAAGATCGTGGTCACTGAGAACTCTTGGTCGGCCCGGGTCATGCCGGTCGACCAATTGGAGCAGATCGCCAGCCAGGTCTTCGGGCCGGATCGGGTCATCCGGGGAGAGGATTTCCCCGACGCCATCCAGAAGGCGGTCGATCTGGTGGATGTGGACGACGAGACCGGGGTCGGCTATGGGCATGGAATCGTGATTTTCGGCTCCTTCGTCACCGCCGGGGACGCCCGCACCCTCTTGGAGGAGAAACCCAACGCCGACTTGGCCAAGACCAGGCAGGAGCGGGTCCACGGCCTTCCCGCCGCCTCCGGCTTGGCCCCGCAGGAAGCCGCCGAGGCCGAAGAGGATGAAAAGGACAAAGAGGAGGGGTTGGCCTCCTACTTACAGGCCGTTCTTCATGATGACTTCGGGAATGAGGGAAGCGATGGAGGATCCGACTCCGGCCGCGCGGAGGTAAACGAGTAA
- a CDS encoding 50S ribosomal protein bL37, with amino-acid sequence MGKRGRMRRERRKKAANHGKRPNA; translated from the coding sequence ATGGGCAAGCGTGGACGTATGCGTCGCGAGCGCCGCAAGAAGGCTGCTAACCACGGCAAAAGGCCAAATGCTTAA
- the smc gene encoding chromosome segregation protein SMC, protein MYVKELTLRGFKSFANATTLRFEPGITAVVGPNGSGKSNIVDALAWVMGEQGAKTLRGTSMEDVIFAGTSSRPPLGRAQVSLTIDNSDRTLDIDYSEVTISRTIYRNGGSEYAINGSPARLLDVQELLSDIGLGAHMHVVVGQGRLDSILRATPADNRAFIEEAAGILKHRKRKERALRKLQSTQENVERLDDLLTEIKRQLGPLRRQARVSRKADSIQISLRDAMSRLYADDAVQVMASRDQVRSDLAQIRGDLAREQQELTRVKLQIERLEDLASQSSPAMEAINQTWHQMSQLEERFKSLAALASERSRSWTSQIVSIGGDDPDILLKRAGELAALARSEEGRNQDQRLAFDKETESRAAAEKELASIRQMITQLRKDAQERDAHIASVREMIARQEARKQGLDGRESDLASQKASLATLRQETQARLDSLHAQEQAPEEVDEDRLEALRSAMDEARGRRDEARNKQRDLQSTVISLKAKADALGDTLEARTTSTDMEKQEGVDVRGRLASFIRVEEGWEEAISKALGPFASALVLPDSTHLLPAMALARQEKLGRAVALVPRIRLSDSFKLSDSSDLADRLGLIWAGKVVTPNPLAEDADLACQIAQSVRFLLSDVFLAADLDQVQEVLTRADWGLDDCPFGQIAVRTGEVITPVGALGGSSQSPSDLSLAARRDKALAQAGKAQDEADSCQESIDSNDKAYTDLRAQVEETKTKLTELRLRRQQADRDLAATQQSLESLDRRQADLDRKLASLADERQGLDSTLTTLQEDLRSAQTVEKADLNPDDLARQEHDREARLASQREKEVAAKISWNESSQKLQSYKRQADLLRSQAQQAQSRRARIEEENQERRAKAVQAVQVASLATQAAQTLMVHMDQVSAKRQELQAQASSHDEELTVLRARRRDLEPRVNALIQREHDSDVLRERVAAQVGQVTQKVMDDLGLNLDELLHSYSPDLPVPLLDDYGRPIPLDQAVNGEGDDREETDDSQGRFRTEPYDRQKQEKRLAQARRDLAALGKVNPLATEEYDALQTRHQYLSEQRNEVVTSRDNLMKLIRDLDSTMVTVFKEAFDDTAAAFEKVFGTLFQGGHGRLRLEDPDDLLNTGVIVEASPAGKRVRQLTLLSGGERSLTALALLFAIFTARPSPFYILDEVEAALDDINLTRLLKAFNNLRQRSQLIIITHQQRTMSIADALYGVTMRSDGVTAVISQKLQQGKVDLEG, encoded by the coding sequence ATGTACGTCAAAGAGCTGACCCTGCGGGGGTTCAAATCCTTCGCCAACGCCACCACCTTGCGTTTCGAGCCCGGCATCACCGCCGTGGTGGGGCCCAACGGCTCCGGCAAATCCAACATCGTGGACGCCTTGGCCTGGGTGATGGGGGAGCAGGGGGCCAAGACCCTGCGCGGAACCTCCATGGAGGACGTGATCTTCGCCGGCACCTCCTCGAGGCCTCCCCTGGGTCGGGCCCAAGTCTCTTTGACCATCGACAACTCCGACAGGACTTTGGACATCGACTATTCCGAAGTGACCATCTCCCGTACCATCTATCGCAACGGGGGCTCGGAATACGCCATCAACGGGTCTCCGGCCCGCCTTCTGGACGTGCAGGAGCTGTTGAGCGACATCGGCCTGGGCGCCCACATGCATGTGGTGGTGGGCCAGGGCCGGCTGGATTCCATCCTTCGGGCCACCCCGGCCGACAACCGGGCCTTCATCGAGGAGGCCGCCGGAATCCTCAAACACCGCAAACGCAAGGAGCGGGCCTTGCGCAAGCTCCAATCCACCCAGGAGAACGTGGAACGCCTGGACGACCTGCTCACGGAGATCAAACGGCAGCTAGGGCCTTTGCGCCGCCAAGCTCGGGTGTCCCGCAAGGCTGACAGCATCCAGATCAGCCTTCGCGACGCCATGAGCCGCCTCTACGCGGACGACGCCGTGCAGGTCATGGCCAGCCGCGACCAAGTCCGTTCCGATCTGGCCCAGATCCGCGGCGACCTGGCCCGGGAACAGCAGGAGCTGACCCGGGTCAAACTGCAGATCGAGCGTCTGGAAGACCTGGCCAGCCAATCCTCCCCGGCCATGGAGGCCATCAACCAGACCTGGCACCAGATGTCCCAACTGGAAGAACGGTTCAAATCCTTGGCAGCCTTGGCTTCCGAAAGGTCGCGGTCCTGGACTTCGCAAATCGTCTCCATAGGGGGAGATGACCCTGACATCCTCCTGAAACGGGCCGGCGAGCTGGCCGCCTTGGCCCGCAGTGAGGAAGGCAGGAACCAGGACCAACGGTTGGCCTTCGACAAAGAGACCGAGTCCCGGGCGGCGGCGGAAAAGGAGCTGGCCTCCATCCGTCAGATGATCACCCAGCTGCGGAAGGACGCCCAGGAACGCGACGCCCACATCGCCTCCGTGCGGGAAATGATCGCCCGGCAGGAGGCCCGGAAGCAAGGCTTGGATGGGCGGGAGTCCGACCTGGCCTCCCAGAAGGCTTCTTTGGCGACGCTCAGGCAGGAGACCCAGGCCAGGCTGGATTCCTTGCACGCTCAGGAGCAGGCTCCGGAAGAGGTCGATGAAGACCGGCTGGAAGCCTTGCGCTCGGCCATGGACGAGGCCCGTGGCCGGCGGGACGAGGCCCGGAACAAGCAGAGGGACCTGCAGTCCACGGTCATCTCCTTGAAAGCCAAGGCCGACGCTTTGGGCGACACTTTGGAGGCCCGGACGACTTCCACGGATATGGAGAAGCAGGAGGGGGTCGACGTTCGCGGTCGGCTCGCTTCCTTCATCCGGGTCGAGGAAGGGTGGGAGGAAGCGATCTCCAAGGCCTTGGGGCCGTTCGCCTCCGCCTTGGTCCTGCCGGATTCCACCCATCTTTTGCCGGCCATGGCCCTGGCCCGTCAGGAGAAGTTGGGCCGGGCCGTCGCTTTGGTCCCAAGGATCAGGCTTTCTGATTCTTTCAAGCTTTCTGATTCTTCTGATCTGGCAGACCGATTGGGCCTGATTTGGGCCGGGAAGGTCGTGACCCCCAATCCGCTTGCCGAAGATGCCGATTTGGCCTGCCAAATCGCTCAATCCGTCCGTTTCCTTCTTTCCGACGTCTTCCTGGCCGCGGACTTGGACCAGGTCCAGGAAGTCTTGACCCGAGCGGACTGGGGTCTGGATGATTGTCCTTTCGGCCAGATAGCCGTGCGGACCGGGGAAGTCATCACCCCGGTGGGGGCTCTGGGAGGTTCCTCCCAGTCCCCAAGCGACCTGAGCCTGGCCGCCCGCCGGGACAAGGCCCTGGCCCAGGCGGGCAAGGCCCAGGATGAGGCTGATTCCTGCCAGGAGTCCATCGATTCCAATGACAAGGCTTATACCGATTTACGGGCCCAGGTGGAAGAGACCAAGACCAAGTTGACCGAACTGCGTCTTCGCCGTCAGCAGGCGGACAGGGACTTGGCTGCCACCCAACAATCCTTGGAGAGCCTGGACCGCAGACAGGCGGATCTGGACCGGAAATTGGCTTCCTTGGCCGATGAGAGGCAAGGCTTGGATTCCACCTTGACGACTTTGCAGGAAGACCTGCGTTCGGCCCAGACCGTGGAGAAGGCCGACCTCAATCCGGATGACCTGGCCCGGCAGGAGCATGACCGCGAAGCCAGGCTCGCCTCCCAACGGGAGAAGGAAGTGGCGGCCAAGATCTCTTGGAACGAGTCCAGCCAAAAACTGCAATCCTACAAGCGCCAGGCCGACCTCCTGCGTTCCCAGGCCCAGCAGGCGCAAAGCCGCCGGGCCCGGATCGAGGAAGAGAACCAGGAGCGCCGGGCCAAGGCCGTCCAGGCCGTCCAGGTCGCTTCCCTGGCCACTCAGGCCGCCCAGACCCTGATGGTCCACATGGATCAGGTCAGCGCCAAACGGCAGGAATTGCAGGCCCAGGCCTCCTCCCATGACGAAGAGTTGACCGTCTTGCGGGCCCGGCGCAGGGATTTGGAGCCCCGGGTCAACGCCTTGATTCAGCGGGAGCATGACAGCGACGTTCTTCGCGAACGGGTGGCGGCCCAGGTGGGCCAGGTCACGCAGAAGGTCATGGATGATCTGGGTCTGAACCTGGACGAGCTTTTGCACAGCTACAGTCCCGATCTTCCGGTCCCGCTTTTGGACGATTACGGGCGGCCGATTCCCCTGGATCAGGCCGTAAACGGCGAAGGGGACGATCGCGAGGAAACCGATGACTCGCAGGGCCGTTTCCGCACGGAGCCTTATGACCGGCAGAAACAGGAGAAACGTCTGGCCCAGGCCCGGCGGGACCTGGCCGCTTTGGGCAAGGTCAACCCTTTGGCCACCGAGGAATACGACGCTTTGCAGACCCGTCATCAGTACCTGAGCGAGCAGAGGAACGAAGTGGTCACCTCCCGCGACAACCTCATGAAGCTGATCAGGGACTTGGATTCCACCATGGTCACCGTTTTCAAAGAGGCCTTCGATGATACCGCCGCCGCCTTCGAAAAGGTCTTCGGCACCCTGTTCCAGGGCGGGCATGGGCGTTTGCGCCTGGAAGACCCGGATGACCTGCTCAACACGGGGGTCATCGTGGAGGCCAGCCCGGCGGGGAAAAGGGTCCGGCAGTTGACCCTCCTGTCGGGAGGGGAGAGGTCTTTGACCGCCCTGGCCCTGCTCTTCGCCATCTTCACGGCCCGCCCCAGCCCCTTCTACATCCTCGACGAAGTGGAGGCCGCCTTGGACGACATCAACCTGACCCGCCTGCTTAAAGCCTTCAACAACCTTCGTCAGCGCTCCCAGCTCATCATCATCACCCATCAACAGAGGACCATGAGCATAGCAGACGCCTTGTATGGGGTGACCATGCGGTCCGATGGGGTCACGGCGGTCATCTCCCAGAAACTCCAGCAGGGGAAGGTGGACCTGGAAGGCTGA